A window from Hypomesus transpacificus isolate Combined female chromosome 26, fHypTra1, whole genome shotgun sequence encodes these proteins:
- the LOC124487595 gene encoding potassium voltage-gated channel subfamily F member 1-like: protein MWERRSRYAYCNGSEASEKAEIIVNIGGVKQVLYGDVLNRYPETRLAELVKCSIGSTEDFFSFCDDYDPGKGEFYFDRDPDAFKCIIELYYYGEIHMKRGICPICFMKEMEFWKIDPDFLDECCTSNLNEVEYELAEIAEKVKTILVDQEEDLSSRDWQRFQMFLWRLMEKPDSSMPARIIAIISFLFILISSVVMCMGTIPDLQVEGAEGNHTEHPTLETIETVCIGWFTVEYVLRLISSANKVKFVLSFMNIIDFMSIMPFYVVLTLTSLGTTMMELVNVQQAVQALRIMRIARIFKLARHSAGLQTLTSALKSSFKELGLLLMYMGVGVFLFSALGYTLEQSHPETMFTSIPQSFWWAVITMTTVGYGDIYPKTTLGRCNAAVSFLCGVIAIALPIHPIINNFVIFYNKQRVLETAAKHEIELMALRSKEGAEMTGSRKLRRPVRAETAEWDFAIGSSHSDTSIPLLNDSTKIVRAQTPSLGTSFDSSCH from the coding sequence ATGTGGGAACGTAGGAGTCGGTATGCTTATTGCAATGGCTCGGAAGCCAGCGAGAAGGCTGAAATTATTGTAAATATCGGCGGAGTTAAGCAGGTGTTGTATGGAGACGTACTGAACCGCTACCCGGAGACGCGACTGGCAGAATTGGTGAAGTGCTCCATTGGTAGTACGGAGGATTTCTTCTCATTTTGTGACGATTATGACCCTGGAAAGGGGGAGTTTTATTTTGATAGGGACCCAGATGCCTTTAAGTGTATAATTGAGTTGTATTACTACGGCGAGATACACATGAAACGAGGCATATGTCCGATTTGTTTCATGAAGGAGATGGAGTTCTGGAAAATCGACCCAGATTTCTTGGACGAGTGCTGTACAAGCAACCTGAATGAAGTGGAATATGAGCTTGCAGAGATAGCCGAAAAAGTTAAAACGATTCTGGTTGACCAGGAAGAGGATCTATCCTCCAGAGACTGGCAGCGGTTCCAAATGTTCCTCTGGAGACTTATGGAGAAGCCAGACTCCTCTATGCCAGCGCGCATTATCGCCATCATCTCTTTCCTCTTCATTCTTATATCCTCCGTGGTGATGTGTATGGGCACCATACCTGACCTGCAGGTGGAGGGCGCCGAAGGAAATCACACTGAGCACCCAACCTTGGAAACCATTGAGACGGTTTGCATCGGTTGGTTTACTGTTGAGTATGTTTTACGTCTGATATCCTCTGCAAATAAGGTGAAATTCGTCCTGTCTTTCATGAATATAATAGACTTTATGTCCATTATGCCTTTCTATGTGGTACTGACATTGACCTCCCTGGGCACGACGATGATGGAGCTCGTTAACGTGCAACAGGCAGTTCAGGCGCTGCGCATTATGCGCATTGCACGTATCTTCAAGCTGGCGCGCCATTCCGCAGGGCTACAAACTCTCACCTCTGCACTAAAGAGTAGTTTTAAAGAGCTAGGACTACTTCTCATGTACATGGGTGTGGGAGTTTTCCTTTTCTCTGCGCTGGGCTACACACTCGAGCAGAGCCATCCGGAAACAATGTTCACCAGCATCCCACAGTCCTTCTGGTGGGCCGTCATTACCATGACAACGGTTGGCTATGGGGACATCTACCCCAAAACCACCCTTGGTCGGTGTAACGCCGCCGTGAGCTTTCTCTGTGGGGTTATTGCCATTGCGCTGCCCATACATCCCATCATTAATAACTTTGTCATATTCTACAATAAGCAAAGGGTGCTGGAGACCGCTGCCAAGCACGAAATCGAGCTCATGGCTTTGCGCTCCAAGGAGGGCGCAGAGATGACTGGGTCCCGAAAGCTGCGCAGGCCTGTCCGCGCTGAGACCGCGGAGTGGGACTTCGCCATCGGCTCTTCTCACAGTGACACCTCTATACCCCTACTGAATGACTCGACCAAAATTGTTAGGGCGCAAACGCCCAGCCTGGGCACAAGCTTTGATAGTTCATGCCATTGA